Proteins from one Argopecten irradians isolate NY chromosome 15, Ai_NY, whole genome shotgun sequence genomic window:
- the LOC138308975 gene encoding acetylcholine-binding protein-like — translation MVSWVTVGGVIGMMLTLFGLPAARSDKVNYQEATGHVFTTIFHKYSERVRPYNHNKDPLGISVILSLVQINDLDLDTQELDITLDLSITWTDSRLTWFFDTVDYIEVNQSSVWTPDVTFLDTTSGADVLINPRYMVVLRNGRIIWYRRIRTRLQCEVNQTASTQECSIRMGSKQFPDTELVFTEGTCTSDSKLTDVNWEIVSVNNTMNISTISLPTPLAFRNGKMSMAQCDLSVEVKKPTRMPSVASELQSEGESESFVSGASCRLSFELVVLVSALLGVINSV, via the exons attaCCGGCAGCACGATCAGACAAGGTAAATTACCAAGAAGCCACCGGTCACGTGTTCACCACGATATTCCACAAGTACAGTGAGAGGGTGCGGCCATATAACCACAACAAGGACCCCCTCGGGATATCCGTCATCCTAAGTCTCGTGCagatcaatgaccttgacctcgaCACACAGGAGCTTGACATTACATTGGACCTCTCCATA ACGTGGACAGATTCACGACTTACCTGGTTCTTCGACACAGTCGATTACATAGAAGTCAATCAGTCAAGCGTCTGGACACCGGATGTGACGTTTCTAGACAC GACGTCCGGAGCCGATGTTCTGATCAATCCCCGGTACATGGTCGTCCTTCGGAATGGTCGGATTATCTGGTACAGACGAATCCGTACCCGGCTACAGTGTGAGGTCAACCAGACAGCGTCCACTCAGGAGTGCAGTATCCGGATGGGCTCCAAACAATTCCCAGACACGGAACTAGTATTCACGGAAGGTACATGTACCTCCGATTCCAAACTCACCGACGTTAACTGGGAAATCGTATCTGTGAATAACACAATGAATATCTCAACGATTTCCCTCCCGACACCACTAGCTTTCCGCAACGGAAAAATGTCCATGGCACAATGTGATTTATCCGTTGAAGTGAAAAAGCCGACCCGAATGCCGTCTGTTGCTTCCGAATTACAAAGTGAGGGAGAATCTGAGAGCTTCGTTTCCGGAGCTAGCTGCCGCCTTAGTTTCGAACTTGTGGTTTTAGTCAGTGCCTTACTAGGCGTAATTAATAGCGTGTAA